The Ascochyta rabiei chromosome 5, complete sequence genome has a segment encoding these proteins:
- a CDS encoding Feruloyl esterase, which produces MEAWLPSNWTGRYLSTGNGGLNGCIKYQDLAYTSGAGFAAAGTNNGHNGTAGLPFYRNADVVEDFAYRALYDGTLIGKQITKDFYGKAHDKSYYFGCSTGGRQGFKAAQDFSEEFDGIVAGAPAIAFNNLTSWSGSFFVAIGTNTSDTFVTRPQWATIHADILKQCDELDGYSDGILEYPPLCNYDPSGLLCTGSNTTSNGCLTAKQVQTVKTVLSPVYNDNGDLVYPRLQPGAEIAASGLLLSGVPFPYTTDWFRYAIYNDSTWNPSTLNTSDYDNAARINPSNIQTWKGDLSDAKKNTKILHWHGQMDAVISSANSPRYYDHVRETMGLSSEELDSFYRFFTVSGTGHCGGGDGAHAIGQAIDEVTTYDPKENILMAIVDWVEKDNAPETLIGTKYVNDTVSLGVKFQRAHCKYPKRNQYRGEGDPNVIGSWECVDA; this is translated from the exons ATGGAGGCTTGGCTACCTTCAAACTGGACTGGGCGCTATCTGAGTACAG GCAACGGTGGACTGAACGGTTGTATCAAGTACCAGGACCTGGCGTATACTTCTGGCGCAGGCTTCGCAGCTGCTGGAACGAACAACGGCCACAACGGAACTGCTGGACTGCCTTTCTACAGAAATGCAGATGTCGTTGAGGATTTTGCGTATCGCGC ACTATACGACGGTACCCTTATCGGAAAGCAAATTACCAAGGACTTTTACGGGAAAGCCCATGACAAATCGTACTACTTCGGCTGTTCGACTGGCGGCAGACAAGGTTTCAAAGCCGCACAAGACTTCTCCGAGGAATTTGACGGGATTGTTGCAGGCGCTCCTGCTATTGCATTCAACAACCTTACGTCCTGGAGCGGTTCATTCTTTGTAGCAATTGGAACCAACACCTCGGATACTTTTGTCACCCGTCCTCAGTGGGCGACTATCCACGCCGACATACTCAAGCAGTGTGATGAATTGGATGGATATAGTGACGGCATTCTCGAGTACCCTCCGCTCTGCAACTATGATCCCTCTGGCCTGCTTTGCACCGGAAGCAACACCACCTCCAATGGTTGCCTAACAGCTAAGCAAGTTCAAACCGTCAAGACTGTGCTATCCCCAGTTTATAACGACAACGGAGATCTTGTTTACCCGCGTTTGCAACCTGGAGCCGAGATAGCGGCTTCGGGCCTTTTGTTGAGTGGAGTACCTTTTCCGTACACTACAGATTGGTTCCGCTATGCCATCTACAATGACTCGACATGGAACCCATCAACACTGAACACAAGCGACTACGACAATGCTGCGCGTATCAATCCGTCAAACATCCAAACCTGGAAGGGCGATCTGAGCGACGCTAAGAAAAACACCAAGATACTGCATTGGCACGGACAGATGGATGCCGTCATCTCGAGTGCCAACTCACCCAGGTATTACGACCATGTCAGAGAGACGATGGGACTCTCATCTGAAGAGCTCGACTCTTTCTATCGTTTCTTCACCGTCAGCGGCACAGGCCACTGTGGTGGAGGAGATGGTGCACACGCTATTGGACAGGCCATCGACGAAGTCACCACCTACGATCCCAAAGAGAATATTCTGATGGCTATTGTCGATTGGGTCGAGAAGGACAACGCACCTGAGACACTCATTGGCACCAAGTACGTTAACGATACAGTGAGTCTCGGTGTGAAATTTCAGCGCGCGCATTGCAAATACCCGAAGCGCAACCAGTACAGAGGGGAGGGCGATCCGAACGTGATTGGAAGTTGGGAGTGCGTTGATGCATAG